One Triticum dicoccoides isolate Atlit2015 ecotype Zavitan chromosome 4B, WEW_v2.0, whole genome shotgun sequence genomic window carries:
- the LOC119291994 gene encoding disease resistance protein RGA2-like, with amino-acid sequence MVARSLLRPCHPQGRTSLHQMGMYAALRVAQWVVGKALAPVAEGVLGAWADTKNFGPNVEALSTELLLVKAMLEQAAHKELGGPAMEMLLQKLRDSAQNAEDLLDELDYFRIHDKLHGTYEAADKHGKGCVRNLAFNARHTAETVGKLVNCCAWQRAKRRQRSHNNSSSAPSANHEASGCMPKLGKLLPCSSSPHLHVGDGDGGNEQETPKLEFNRIGFSQRMNNIVEKLQLMRNEVSKILIHCGPRTVPDTAQIRPITKGRIDEPKLYGRDRVMNSIIHDITKGQYCDKGLTVLPVVGPGGMGKTTLIQHIYRNQQVQNHFPVMIWICVSLDFNLDKVLEQIKTCTHRVEAEKEGIITENVIEQRLKYKRFLLVLDDIWRISNGDDWEKLLSTLNQSQEKGSMILVTTRFQAIAQKVKTIGHSIKLNGLESEEFRKLFLAFVFGDEQCPRDKHFLLETGDKIMEKLKGSPLAAKTVGRLLSKDLRLLHWRRVLKSKGWEKQTDDNEIMPALKLSYDFLPFHLQQCFAYSALFPEDCNFRSHDLINLWIGLDILIPSGQNQTCEDIGLSNLNELVIHGFFREEETDGVLLYVMHDLLHDLALKVGSNDCLSLRLSDVGSAEIQPSIRHLSISTDDLGEYDAVSGEKFKSELEELKTRLKVEHLQSLMLLGEMDENFAKIFGDFLCEANAIRVLYLPSMMCPVDSMLHDYSRLVHLRYLYLGTEDNKMHLPQNISKFYHLRILDLESWDGSCDLPEDMSNLGKLCHFYAPGDDEIHSDICNVGKLKLLEELKVFRVSKKSQGFESKQLEHLTKLRELGIYNLEKIHTVEEAAQAKLLEKKYLRRLTLDWDSERSSVEPGVEAAVLESLQPHGDLQVLCIRGHRGPSCPAWLGDQLVVEALQSLWLDGVSWEVFPSLGKAWDLRELRLENIAGLKEVIMEKSFCMLIKLELIGLGSYEKWVYPAEQDSSIGGDLLPPDAHIFPLLQVLIIRKCPKLLGLPFSNHIVFPDWFPKLQELEVCDCPEFSSVIPTSWIESLRRVMIERVKLLKRFAYSKLSDGAELKIIGWGDLQSLDQLLVFDKETCMEKLTLDSCPPLELKHLLKLTSLKKLIVENSLSLVEPLGGQGDVEWQLPVEHIKVYGLNGNSGKELTELLPHLPRLSILNIWKCKNIKKLVVGVDVQQTTSAASDEITRPSEEEDDGVLLLPAQIFDSLRELDFSGCPELVLVDPPTLVPGGGLQALRSLQSLLIVWSPKFLSAFSFSCHIFPSSLQYLELTVKGMGTLEPLANLSSLTKLNLEGCGQDLKCQGLRSLLTNGGQLNKLIARGSPRFFAGWDPNPRRTLEDVKGGEEQPTQLVSSTLQELCTDDIRGLLAAPICSFLSSSLTKLELRGYGSEGMERFSKEQEDALQLLSSLQKLQFMHFVDLQQLPTRLRNLTSLKILSIYRCPAISSLPNDGLPKSLQELVVGYMCSEELRQHCRGLEGTIQKVIT; translated from the exons ATGGTAGCCCGGTCTCTCCTCCGTCCGTGCCACCCACAAG GTCGTACATCCCTGCATCAGATGGGGATGTACGCAGCACTCCGTGTGGCGCAATGGGTGGTGGGCAAGGCGCTAGCCCCCGTTGCCGAGGGTGTGCTGGGGGCTTGGGCAGACACCAAGAACTTTGGTCCCAACGTCGAGGCCCTCAGCACGGAACTGCTGCTCGTGAAGGCCATGCTTGAGCAGGCTGCCCACAAGGAGCTCGGAGGCCCGGCAATGGAGATGCTGCTGCAGAAGCTGCGGGACTCGGCTCAGAATGCCGAAGATTTGCTGGATGAGCTGGACTATTTCCGCATCCACGACAAGCTCCATGGAACGTATGAGGCTGCCGACAAGCACGGCAAGGGTTGCGTCCGCAACCTTGCCTTCAATGCTCGCCACACCGCCGAAACTGTTGGCAAACTGGTTAACTGTTGCGCTTGGCAGCGTGCTAAGCGCCGGCAGAGGTCACACAACAATTCCTCCTCAGCGCCAAGCGCCAATCATGAGGCCAGCGGATGCATGCCCAAGCTCGGTAAACTCCTCCCTTGCTCATCTTCCCCACATCTACAtgttggtgatggcgatggtggCAATGAGCAAGAAACACCAAAGCTTGAGTTTAATAGGATTGGTTTCTCTCAAAGGATGAATAACATTGTAGAGAAACTGCAGCTTATGCGCAATGAGGTTAGCAAGATTCTGATACATTGTGGCCCTAGAACTGTCCCAGACACTGCCCAAATTCGTCCTATCACCAAAGGTCGGATTGATGAGCCAAAACTGTATGGGAGGGACCGTGTCATGAATAGCATCATACATGATATCACCAAGGGTCAATATTGTGACAAGGGTCTAACTGTGCTGCCGGTTGTGGGTCCGGGGGGAATGGGGAAGACAACTCTGATACAACACATATATCGCAACCAACAAGTGCAGAATCATTTTCCAGTCATGATTTGGATATGTGTCTCCCTTGATTTCAATCTCGATAAGGTGCTAGAACAGATTAAAACATGTACACATCGAGTTGAAGCGGAAAAAGAGGGTATTATAACAGAAAATGTGATTGAACAAAGATTAAAATATAAAAGGTTCTTACTTGTATTGGATGATATATGGCGGATTAGTAATGGGGATGATTGGGAAAAACTATTGTCGACACTCAATCAATCACAAGAAAAGGGTTCCATGATTCTCGTCACAACTCGGTTTCAAGCAATAGCACAGAAGGTTAAAACAATTGGCCACTCAATAAAGTTGAACGGTTTAGAATCTGAAGAGTTTAGGAAGTTGTTCCTTGCATTTGTATTTGGTGATGAGCAATGTCCAAGGGATAAACATTTTTTGCTTGAGACTGGAGATAAGATAATGGAAAAACTAAAGGGCTCCCCTCTTGCGGCAAAAACAGTTGGTAGATTACTGAGTAAAGACCTTCGTTTGCTTCATTGGAGAAGGGTCCTAAAAAGTAAAGGATGGGAGAAGCAGACTGATGACAATGAAATTATGCCTGCCTTGAAGCTTAGCTATGACTTCCTTCCTTTCCATCTGCAACAATGTTTTGCATATTCTGCATTGTTTCCTGAAGATTGCAATTTCAGAAGCCACGATCTCATCAATCTGTGGATCGGACTAGATATTTTGATACCTAGTGGTCAAAACCAAACATGTGAAGATATAGGTTTGAGCAATTTAAATGAGTTAGTCATTCATGGTTTTTTCAGAGAAGAGGAAACTGAtggtgttttgttatatgtcatgcaTGACTTACTGCATGATTTGGCATTGAAAGTTGGATCGAATGATTGTCTTAGTTTACGTCTCTCTGATGTTGGATCAGCAGAAATTCAGCCATCCATCCGTCACTTGTCTATAAGCACAGATGACTTAGGTGAATATGATGCAGTATCTGGTGAAAAATTTAAGAGTGAATTGGAAGAACTGAAGACAAGATTGAAggttgaacatttgcaaagtttgatgtTACTAGGAGAAATGGATGAAAATTTCGCCAAGATATTTGGTGATTTTTTGTGTGAAGCAAATGCTATTCGTGTTCTTTATTTGCCCAGCATGATGTGTCCCGTGGACTCCATGTTACATGACTATTCAAGACTTGTCCACCTACGATACCTATATCTAGGGACAGAAGACAACAAGATGCATTTACCACAGAACATCTCTAAATTTTATCATTTAAGGATTCTAGATCTTGAGTCGTGGGATGGCAGTTGTGATTTGCCTGAAGACATGAGCAACCTTGGCAAATTGTGCCATTTTTATGCCCCAGGTGATGATGAGATTCATTCTGATATTTGTAATGTGGGAAAACTTAAACTCTTAGAAGAGTTAAAAGTATTTCGAGTCAGTAAAAAAAGCCAAGGATTTGAATCAAAGCAACTAGAGCATTTGACCAAGCTAAGGGAGCTTGGCATATACAACCTTGAGAAGATACATACAGTAGAAGAAGCAGCTCAAGCAAAACTGTTGGAGAAAAAATACTTGAGGAGGTTAACATTGGACTGGGATAGTGAGCGGTCTAGTGTTGAGCCTGGTGTGGAAGCGGCGGTTCTTGAGAGCCTTCAACCACATGGAGATCTTCAAGTATTGTGCATTAGAGGGCACAGAGGCCCTTCTTGTCCAGCATGGCTGGGTGATCAGCTTGTTGTTGAAGCTCTGCAATCTCTTTGGCTTGATGGTGTTTCTTGGGAGGTTTTCCCTTCTTTAGGGAAGGCGTGGGATCTTCGTGAACTGAGGTTGGAGAATATTGCCGGACTAAAAGAGGTTATCATGGAGAAAAGTTTCTGCATGCTAATAAAGCTTGAACTCATTGGGCTAGGAAGTTATGAAAAATGGGTTTACCCAGCTGAACAAGATTCTTCTATAGGTGGAGACTTGTTGCCACCGGATGCTCATATATTCCCTCTTTTGCAAGTTCTGATCATTAGGAAGTGCCCAAAACTGTTGGGGTTGCCTTTCTCAAACCACATTGTTTTTCCAGATTGGTTCCCTAAGCTACAAGAGCTTGAAGTATGCGACTGTCCAGAATTTTCGTCAGTGATTCCCACGTCCTGGATTGAGAGTCTGCGTCGTGTCATGATTGAACGTGTCAAGCTACTGAAGAGGTTTGCGTACTCAAAATTATCTGATGGAGCAGAATTGAAAATCATTGGATGGGGTGATTTGCAAAGCTTAGATCAACTGTTAGTTTTTGATAAGGAAACATGTATGGAGAAGCTGACACTCGATAGCTGCCCACCTCTGGAGTTGAAGCACCTTCTGAAGTTAACCTCGCTGAAGAAATTAATTGTAGAAAATTCACTTAGTCTGGTTGAACCACTAGGAGGTCAGGGTGATGTGGAATGGCAGCTCCCTGTTGAGCATATCAAGGTCTATGGTTTAAATGGTAATAGTGGGAAGGAATTGACAGAGCTACTCCCTCACCTCCCAAGGCTCTCCATATTGAATATATGGAAGTGTAAAAACATAAAAAAGCTGGTAGTGGGGGTGGATGTGCAACAGACAACATCAGCAGCATCAGATGAAATAACAAGACCatcagaggaagaggatgatggggTGCTGCTCTTACCAGCTCAGATCTTTGACTCACTACGGGAATTAGATTTCTCTGGCTGCCCAGAGCTGGTCCTGGTGGACCCACCAACTCTTGTTCCCGGAGGAGGTCTCCAAGCCTTGCGATCCCTCCAGAGTTTATTAATAGTGTGGTCCCCAAAGTTTCTATCCGCCTTCTCGTTTTCCTGTCACATTTTTCCTTCCTCCCTGCAATACCTGGAGCTTACTGTGAAAGGCATGGGGACGCTGGAGCCCCTCGCAAACCTCTCCTCTCTTACCAAATTAAATTTGGAAGGTTGCGGACAGGATCTCAAGTGTCAGGGTTTGCGGTCTCTTCTTACCAACGGAGGCCAGCTCAACAAATTAATAGCCCGTGGCAGCCCTAGGTTCTTTGCTGGTTGGGATCCCAATCCCAGACGGACTTTGGAGGACGTTAAAGGAGGAGAAGAGCAACCGACGCAGCTTGTTTCATCCACACTGCAGGAGCTTTGTACAGATGACATAAGGGGACTCCTTGCTGCACCGATCTGCAGCTTCCTTTCTTCCTCCCTCACCAAGCTGGAACTTCGTGGGTATGGGTCTGAAGGGATGGAGCGCTTCAGCAAGGAGCAAGAGGACGCCCTTCAGCTCCTCTCCTCCCTCCAGAAACTTCAGTTTATGCATTTTGTCGATCTTCAGCAACTCCCTACAAGGCTGCGCAACCTTACCAGCCTCAAGATATTATCAATCTACCGCTGTCCAGCCATCTCGTCATTGCCCAACGACGGCCTCCCCAAATCACTGCAAGAGCTAGTTGTTGGATACATGTGCAGCGAGGAGCTAAGACAGCATTGCAGGGGGTTAGAGGGAACCATCCAAAAAGTCATAACATAG